One segment of Alistipes finegoldii DSM 17242 DNA contains the following:
- a CDS encoding toprim domain-containing protein: MNDLKNIGIRQFLARRGIQPKYECNGYGMYLSPLREERTPSFKVDYVRNLWYDFGLGEGGTLLTLVMRLERCDSREAVRRLQNGEKRDAGSASLSPSVGERPAVGGPSPVVRLAAVPALRILSDDPLRHPALIGYLVSRGIVPSVAAAFCREVRYEVNGRAFFAVGFRNDAGGWELRSERFKGGSSPKHITTIDNRSDTVIAFEGFMDFLAYLSLKHPERLRIDAAVLNSVVNLPKAIPFLSRHPVIHAFFDNDEAGRKTTSDLIRLCPRSEVIDQRHFYSGHKDVNDYLIARIKDRPKTTKTISDKQDHSCRNNLQALKAERAEIEPPCRKGVKI, encoded by the coding sequence ATGAATGATCTGAAAAATATCGGCATCAGGCAATTCCTCGCACGGCGGGGCATTCAGCCCAAGTACGAATGCAACGGCTACGGTATGTATCTTTCCCCTTTGCGGGAAGAACGCACGCCGAGTTTCAAAGTGGACTACGTGCGAAATCTTTGGTACGACTTCGGACTGGGCGAAGGCGGCACATTGCTCACCCTCGTGATGCGGTTGGAGCGGTGCGACAGCCGTGAAGCTGTCCGACGGCTGCAAAACGGTGAAAAAAGGGACGCCGGTTCCGCTTCTCTTTCACCGAGTGTTGGCGAGCGTCCAGCTGTCGGAGGGCCCTCGCCGGTCGTGCGTCTAGCCGCCGTCCCCGCACTCCGCATCCTTTCCGATGACCCGCTCCGTCATCCGGCACTGATCGGTTATCTCGTCTCGCGCGGCATCGTCCCGTCTGTCGCCGCGGCATTCTGCCGCGAAGTCCGCTACGAGGTAAACGGCCGCGCCTTTTTCGCCGTCGGGTTCCGCAACGATGCCGGAGGGTGGGAGCTCCGCTCCGAGCGGTTCAAAGGCGGCTCCTCGCCCAAACATATCACCACCATCGACAACCGTTCCGATACGGTGATCGCCTTCGAAGGATTTATGGATTTCCTCGCTTATCTTTCGCTGAAACATCCCGAACGACTGCGCATCGACGCCGCGGTTCTGAACTCGGTCGTCAACCTGCCCAAAGCCATCCCGTTTCTCTCCCGGCATCCGGTGATTCACGCCTTCTTTGACAACGACGAAGCCGGGCGTAAAACGACCTCCGATCTGATCCGTCTTTGCCCCCGCAGCGAGGTAATCGACCAAAGGCATTTTTACAGCGGGCACAAGGACGTAAACGACTATCTGATCGCCCGCATAAAAGACCGACCTAAGACCACGAAAACTATATCCGATAAGCAAGATCACTCTTGTCGGAATAATCTGCAAGCTCTGAAAGCGGAAAGGGCGGAAATTGAACCACCGTGTCGGAAAGGGGTAAAGATTTAA